In Zobellia roscoffensis, the following are encoded in one genomic region:
- a CDS encoding endonuclease MutS2, whose translation MANIHAKTVQDLEFPTVLKQVSARCSTEMGKERALEIVPMSDKEAVVEILGQTAEYLSSFENENRIPPHGFDTINKELQLLRIENTTLEVSSFKKIGTICTTVASHKKFLKKFKEYYPLLFEVSDKVELNTDIPKEIEVVIDRFGEVKDRASNKLFDIRRQMNQVKGKIGQSFASALNTYHGSDYLDDIRESVVENRRVLAVKAMYRRKVKGTVMGTSKTGSIVYIEPEATLKYSRELNNLEYDEKEEIQRVLNELTNQIRPFAWLLEEYQNFLTHTDITAAKAAYARDTNSLLPKINDEKRLYLRDAFHPLLYLSNKLQRAKTYPQTIELHAENRIIVISGPNAGGKSITLKTIGLLQVMLQSGLLIPVHERSSVCLFNTILTDIGDNQSIENHLSTYSYRLKNMKNFLRICDDETLFLIDEFGTGSDPELGGALAEAFLEVFYERGAYGVITTHYANLKALADELPHTTNANMVFNSKTLEPTFQLVLGEAGSSFTFEVAQKNGIPYSLINKAKKKIERGKVRFDATIAKLQKERSKMAQTGSRLQEEESKAREEASRLEMLNAKVKSKLENYQELYDHDQRMVQLGNKIDKAADRYFIDKKKRSLVSELLRIVETENSKRKKKTAKEAKVERTKKAKVIQEVQKEVKVIREKKIVEKKKAIIKEKNKPRPIFKVGDRVRMQDGKAVGSIDTLEKNKAIVNYGIFTTNVSVDQLELVERVKK comes from the coding sequence ATGGCAAATATTCACGCTAAGACCGTACAAGACCTAGAATTCCCCACTGTTTTAAAGCAAGTTTCGGCACGCTGCTCAACGGAAATGGGAAAGGAACGCGCATTGGAAATCGTTCCGATGTCGGATAAGGAAGCTGTTGTTGAAATTTTAGGGCAAACGGCAGAGTATTTATCCTCTTTTGAGAATGAAAATAGAATCCCACCTCATGGTTTTGACACCATAAACAAAGAACTTCAGTTACTCCGAATAGAAAATACAACCCTTGAGGTTTCTAGTTTTAAAAAAATTGGGACTATCTGTACTACGGTAGCCTCCCATAAAAAATTCCTCAAAAAATTTAAGGAGTATTACCCCCTACTCTTTGAGGTTTCTGATAAAGTTGAGTTGAATACGGATATTCCTAAGGAAATTGAGGTAGTCATTGACCGTTTTGGTGAAGTGAAAGACAGGGCATCCAACAAGCTTTTCGACATTCGCCGTCAGATGAATCAGGTGAAAGGTAAAATTGGGCAGAGTTTTGCATCTGCTCTAAATACCTATCACGGTTCTGATTATTTAGACGATATACGGGAGTCCGTTGTTGAGAACCGCAGGGTTTTGGCAGTAAAAGCCATGTACCGCCGCAAAGTGAAAGGAACTGTCATGGGCACCTCCAAAACGGGCAGCATCGTTTATATAGAACCTGAAGCTACTTTAAAATATAGCCGAGAGCTGAATAATCTGGAATATGACGAGAAAGAAGAAATTCAGCGTGTACTAAACGAGCTTACGAACCAAATAAGGCCATTTGCATGGTTATTGGAAGAATATCAGAATTTTCTAACACACACAGATATTACTGCAGCAAAAGCAGCTTATGCTCGCGATACGAATTCCTTGTTGCCGAAAATTAATGATGAAAAGCGATTGTATTTACGAGATGCTTTTCACCCTTTGTTATATTTGAGCAATAAATTACAACGTGCAAAAACCTATCCGCAGACCATAGAATTGCATGCCGAAAACCGGATAATTGTAATCAGTGGACCAAATGCAGGTGGGAAAAGTATAACTTTAAAGACAATCGGTTTACTTCAAGTAATGCTTCAATCAGGACTTCTAATTCCTGTTCATGAAAGAAGTTCTGTTTGTTTGTTCAATACGATACTTACGGATATTGGAGATAATCAATCCATAGAAAACCACCTAAGTACATATAGCTACCGTTTAAAGAATATGAAGAACTTTTTACGGATTTGTGATGATGAAACCCTGTTTCTTATTGATGAGTTCGGTACCGGTAGTGACCCCGAATTGGGTGGTGCACTTGCTGAAGCCTTTTTGGAAGTTTTTTACGAACGTGGTGCGTATGGTGTGATTACTACGCATTATGCCAACTTAAAGGCATTGGCAGATGAGTTGCCACATACCACAAATGCCAACATGGTATTTAACAGCAAAACTCTAGAACCTACATTTCAGTTGGTTTTGGGTGAAGCAGGTAGCTCGTTTACCTTTGAAGTTGCCCAAAAGAATGGTATACCCTATAGCTTGATAAACAAAGCAAAGAAGAAGATAGAGCGAGGGAAGGTCCGTTTTGATGCTACTATAGCCAAATTACAGAAAGAACGCAGTAAAATGGCTCAAACAGGTTCTAGGCTTCAAGAAGAAGAGTCTAAAGCACGTGAAGAGGCTTCCCGTTTAGAGATGCTCAATGCTAAAGTAAAGAGCAAACTAGAGAATTACCAAGAATTATATGACCATGATCAGCGTATGGTACAACTGGGCAATAAGATAGATAAGGCGGCAGACCGTTATTTTATTGACAAAAAGAAACGCTCATTGGTTTCTGAGCTATTGCGGATTGTAGAAACCGAAAACAGCAAGCGGAAAAAGAAAACCGCCAAGGAAGCAAAGGTGGAACGCACCAAAAAAGCCAAGGTTATACAGGAGGTTCAAAAAGAGGTGAAGGTAATTCGTGAAAAGAAGATTGTCGAAAAGAAAAAAGCGATTATCAAAGAAAAAAACAAACCACGGCCTATTTTTAAGGTAGGCGATCGCGTGCGTATGCAAGATGGTAAAGCGGTGGGGTCTATAGATACCCTTGAAAAAAACAAGGCGATTGTAAACTATGGTATTTTCACGACTAATGTTAGCGTAGACCAATTGGAGCTGGTGGAACGGGTTAAGAAGTGA
- a CDS encoding DUF3124 domain-containing protein → MKKCVLSLLTVSLLFSCIPDKKEISSVNPENWTKRKVAISAKDSLEYGKTYLSIYSQIYSISEHKTHNLTAMASLRNTSDKDTVYLTKAEYFDTHGKSVRTYFDHPIYLAPMETTEIIIDEVDTEGGTGSNFLIEWKVPKGCPEPLFEGVMNSTMSQQGLSFTTVGRRIE, encoded by the coding sequence ATGAAAAAGTGTGTTTTATCTCTACTAACGGTATCATTGCTATTTAGCTGCATTCCAGACAAAAAAGAAATAAGTTCTGTTAACCCGGAAAACTGGACAAAGCGAAAGGTTGCTATTTCTGCCAAGGATTCATTGGAATACGGAAAGACTTACCTTTCTATATATTCTCAGATTTACAGTATATCTGAGCATAAGACCCATAATTTAACCGCTATGGCAAGTCTGCGAAATACAAGTGATAAAGACACGGTATACCTTACAAAAGCGGAGTACTTTGATACACATGGAAAATCCGTCAGAACGTATTTTGACCACCCCATCTATTTGGCTCCCATGGAAACTACCGAAATTATTATTGACGAAGTTGATACTGAAGGGGGTACAGGTTCTAATTTTTTAATTGAATGGAAAGTCCCAAAAGGGTGTCCTGAGCCGTTATTCGAGGGCGTTATGAATTCCACTATGTCACAACAAGGACTTTCTTTCACCACAGTAGGAAGACGCATTGAGTAA
- a CDS encoding uracil-DNA glycosylase, whose amino-acid sequence MTVQIHNSWLKPLSGEFEQPYFKELMEFVENEYKEHLCYPKIEDVFAAFHYSPFDKTKIVIIGQDPYHGPEQANGLCFSVKDGISHPPSLRNIFKEIETDLGTPYPESGNLEHWASQGVLLLNATLTVRAHEAGSHQKKGWEIFTDAVIKKLSDEKEDLVFLLWGGFAKKKTKLIDKNKHHILNSGHPSPLSANRGYWFENHHFSQVNEILKKKGLEQITW is encoded by the coding sequence ATGACAGTACAAATACATAACAGTTGGTTAAAGCCACTTTCTGGAGAATTTGAACAACCCTACTTCAAAGAATTGATGGAATTTGTTGAAAATGAGTACAAGGAACACCTTTGCTATCCTAAAATAGAGGATGTATTCGCAGCTTTTCATTATAGCCCGTTTGACAAGACCAAAATTGTTATTATTGGGCAAGACCCGTATCATGGTCCTGAGCAAGCAAACGGGTTATGCTTTTCGGTTAAAGATGGGATATCTCATCCACCTTCGTTAAGAAATATCTTTAAGGAGATTGAAACCGATTTAGGCACCCCCTATCCCGAAAGTGGAAATCTTGAGCACTGGGCAAGCCAAGGCGTTCTCCTTCTGAATGCCACCCTAACAGTACGTGCTCATGAAGCTGGAAGCCATCAGAAAAAGGGTTGGGAAATTTTTACCGATGCTGTAATCAAGAAACTATCCGATGAAAAAGAAGACCTCGTTTTTTTACTCTGGGGTGGGTTTGCTAAAAAGAAAACTAAACTAATTGACAAGAATAAACACCATATCCTAAATTCCGGTCACCCATCGCCTTTAAGTGCTAATCGTGGGTATTGGTTTGAAAACCATCACTTTAGTCAGGTTAATGAAATCCTTAAGAAAAAGGGGTTAGAGCAAATTACTTGGTGA
- a CDS encoding response regulator — MKNLEQLNSILLIDDDEINNILHSVFINKLDLGLEVNTALNGIEGLDFILGDGEVKLELPCMVMLDLKMPIMDGWEFMKAYEESVPKELKDQITIVLVTTSDNQEDKDRAESNEFIDDFSQKPLSDDTFRYLIQSHFNLVVI; from the coding sequence ATGAAAAATTTAGAGCAATTAAATTCAATATTACTTATTGATGATGATGAAATAAACAACATCTTACATTCAGTTTTTATTAATAAACTAGATTTGGGTTTAGAAGTTAATACAGCGCTAAATGGTATAGAGGGCCTTGACTTTATTTTGGGTGATGGTGAGGTAAAATTAGAATTGCCATGCATGGTAATGCTTGATTTAAAAATGCCTATTATGGACGGATGGGAGTTCATGAAAGCATATGAAGAATCTGTTCCAAAAGAATTGAAAGATCAAATCACCATAGTTCTAGTAACTACAAGTGATAATCAAGAGGATAAGGATAGAGCGGAAAGCAATGAGTTTATTGATGATTTCTCTCAAAAACCTTTATCTGACGATACTTTTAGGTATTTGATTCAAAGTCATTTCAACCTAGTCGTTATTTAA
- a CDS encoding substrate-binding domain-containing protein: MKKVRIIGVPEHFNLPWHMAIEEGAFEERGIDLEWTEIPEGTGKMCQMLQNNETDLAIILTEGLVKSITEGNSSKIVQEYISTPLQWGIHVGAKSKYKSIADLKGSKAAISRMGSGSHLMAFVNAQNKGWPTDSLRFEIINNLDGAVAALTEGTADYFMWERFTTKPLVDKGVFRRLGDCPTPWPCFVIAATQKFLNEEENILRHILEVINNYTSEFKQIPSIDRSLANRYAQQLEDIQEWLRITQWSQKQLPEATLTKVQDTLRELNLIDKPISLSKILN; this comes from the coding sequence ATGAAAAAAGTAAGAATTATAGGCGTTCCAGAACATTTTAACCTCCCTTGGCATATGGCTATCGAAGAAGGCGCTTTTGAAGAAAGAGGTATTGACTTAGAATGGACTGAAATTCCGGAGGGAACAGGCAAAATGTGTCAAATGCTTCAAAATAACGAAACAGACCTAGCTATAATTCTAACCGAAGGACTTGTAAAAAGCATTACTGAGGGTAACTCCTCTAAAATTGTACAAGAATATATTTCTACGCCTCTACAATGGGGCATACACGTAGGTGCAAAAAGCAAATACAAGTCCATAGCTGACTTAAAAGGCTCTAAAGCGGCCATTAGTCGTATGGGTAGCGGAAGTCACCTTATGGCTTTTGTAAACGCACAAAACAAAGGGTGGCCTACAGATTCGTTACGATTTGAAATCATAAACAATCTTGACGGTGCTGTTGCAGCCTTAACGGAAGGAACTGCCGATTATTTTATGTGGGAACGCTTCACAACAAAACCATTAGTAGATAAAGGTGTTTTTAGAAGGTTGGGCGACTGCCCTACTCCATGGCCTTGTTTTGTGATTGCTGCTACCCAGAAGTTTCTGAACGAAGAAGAAAATATCCTACGACATATTTTAGAGGTAATCAATAACTATACTTCTGAATTTAAACAAATACCAAGCATAGATCGTAGCTTAGCAAACAGATACGCACAACAACTAGAGGATATTCAGGAATGGTTAAGAATAACGCAATGGAGCCAGAAGCAACTTCCAGAAGCTACTCTAACAAAAGTTCAAGACACCTTAAGAGAATTAAATCTAATTGATAAACCTATTTCCCTATCAAAAATCTTAAATTAA
- the ppk1 gene encoding polyphosphate kinase 1, which yields MDKELYKHRDVNWLSFNERVLLEAANPTTPLLERLKFLAIFSSNLDEFFQVRVSQLRQLKSVDKSIRKKLVLRSNKTLKKILGIVDEQQQRFGSIMEEIFQELAKEDMHFLTGEDLNPVQKQFLDTYFKSISDDCSVSKAEQKPKLEDGGLYFFVAQANGACYFVGIPSDIHERFVQLPGDGHSFMFLDDVVKLNLEKLLPPVPIEASFSLKLSRDAELYLEDDFGDTPLADQIYDALDQRKSGQPTRLLYDAKMPEVYRTIIREALEIGVIDLFPGGQYHNLSDFFSLSNPTDNPNLTYKAQEPLPHPVLSQTTDIFASIKEKDQLVHFPYQSFDVVEHFISAAAKDDKVLHIKISLYRIAKSSVLTDALLLALKNGKKVTIFVEAKARFDEKNNIEWGKIFQENGAKVYFSVPNIKVHSKIALVERIENDSIKKYAYIGTGNFNAKTSRIYCDHGLFTAQNQITDDLYQVFSTLKRRLIIPKLKRLLVSPFNTRNVFLKSIESEIKNSKAGLPAKITAKMNSLEDQTMIDALYRASEAGVQVRLIVRGFCCLIPKPIEELERGGTPIIITSIVDRYLEHGRIYLFHNNGDEKMYIGSADWMTRNLDRRIEVLTPILDSDIFNELNDILELQLNDTVKARVQDVEDSNKPVDQGEYEPVRSQYAIYEYLQKALNTHKEAI from the coding sequence ATGGATAAAGAATTGTACAAACACCGTGATGTAAATTGGTTGTCTTTTAATGAAAGAGTACTGTTGGAAGCTGCCAATCCCACCACTCCCCTTTTGGAACGGCTAAAATTCTTAGCTATCTTCTCATCAAATCTTGATGAATTCTTTCAAGTGCGTGTTTCACAACTTCGACAATTAAAATCCGTTGACAAATCGATTCGAAAGAAACTGGTTTTACGCTCAAACAAAACCTTGAAAAAAATTCTGGGTATTGTAGATGAACAACAACAGCGGTTTGGCAGCATCATGGAAGAAATCTTTCAAGAGCTGGCCAAGGAAGATATGCACTTCTTGACAGGCGAAGACCTCAATCCTGTACAAAAGCAGTTTTTAGACACTTATTTTAAGAGTATTTCGGATGATTGCAGTGTATCCAAAGCAGAACAAAAACCTAAACTGGAAGATGGCGGACTCTATTTTTTCGTAGCTCAGGCGAATGGCGCATGCTACTTTGTAGGTATACCTTCAGATATCCACGAGCGTTTCGTACAACTTCCGGGTGACGGTCATTCCTTTATGTTTTTAGATGATGTTGTTAAATTAAATTTAGAGAAGCTCTTACCTCCCGTGCCAATTGAAGCTAGCTTTTCACTAAAACTCTCAAGGGATGCTGAACTTTATTTAGAAGATGATTTTGGAGATACACCTTTGGCAGATCAAATATATGATGCTTTAGACCAAAGGAAATCCGGTCAACCCACACGACTACTTTATGATGCGAAAATGCCAGAGGTATACAGGACAATCATTAGAGAGGCATTGGAAATTGGAGTAATAGACCTTTTTCCAGGAGGACAATATCATAATCTTTCAGATTTTTTCAGTTTAAGTAATCCTACTGATAATCCCAATTTAACGTATAAAGCTCAGGAGCCTTTACCACATCCTGTATTATCTCAGACCACTGATATTTTCGCATCTATAAAAGAGAAAGACCAATTGGTGCATTTCCCATATCAAAGTTTTGATGTGGTGGAGCATTTTATTTCTGCTGCAGCAAAAGATGATAAGGTGTTACATATTAAAATTTCATTATATCGTATCGCAAAATCATCCGTGCTTACAGACGCGTTACTTTTAGCGCTTAAAAATGGTAAAAAAGTAACCATTTTTGTAGAAGCGAAAGCCCGCTTTGATGAAAAGAACAACATTGAATGGGGGAAAATATTTCAGGAGAATGGCGCCAAGGTCTACTTTAGCGTTCCTAATATCAAGGTTCATTCTAAGATTGCTTTAGTAGAACGAATAGAAAATGATTCCATAAAAAAATACGCGTACATTGGCACGGGAAACTTCAATGCAAAGACTTCAAGAATTTATTGTGACCATGGGCTCTTTACAGCTCAAAATCAAATAACTGACGATTTGTATCAAGTGTTTTCAACTTTAAAACGTCGTTTGATTATTCCAAAGTTAAAACGCCTACTTGTTTCTCCTTTTAACACTAGAAACGTGTTCTTGAAATCTATTGAAAGTGAGATTAAAAATAGTAAAGCAGGTCTTCCTGCTAAGATTACGGCAAAAATGAACAGCTTAGAAGACCAAACCATGATAGATGCATTATACCGTGCCAGTGAAGCAGGTGTACAAGTGCGTCTTATTGTTCGCGGATTTTGTTGTTTAATCCCTAAGCCAATTGAGGAATTGGAGCGAGGGGGTACACCCATTATTATAACCAGTATTGTAGATCGGTATTTGGAACACGGACGTATTTATTTGTTTCATAATAATGGAGACGAAAAAATGTATATTGGTTCTGCTGATTGGATGACACGGAACCTGGACCGAAGAATTGAGGTGCTCACCCCAATTTTAGATTCTGATATTTTCAATGAATTAAATGATATTCTAGAACTTCAGTTAAACGATACGGTAAAGGCCCGTGTTCAAGATGTAGAAGACAGTAACAAACCAGTAGACCAAGGAGAGTATGAGCCAGTCCGTTCTCAATATGCTATTTACGAGTATCTTCAGAAAGCGCTAAACACTCACAAAGAAGCAATTTAA
- a CDS encoding nucleoside phosphorylase — protein MQLSASELILNADKSIYHLNLLPEDIAETIITVGDPDRVSTVSKFFDSIEVKKGKREFYTHTGTLNGKRISVVSTGIGTDNIDIVFNELDALVNIDFDTRTVKPNKTVLDIVRIGTSGSVRSDIPIDSFLMSEYAMGFDGLLHFYESDAIQESDVSDAFVNHMNWSPNKSVPYVVKYDENLGKKLLSNRIRLGTTVTNIGFYGPQSRVLRLNLSDADLQEKLASFAYNDVKITNLEMETSGIYGLSKLLGHRAVSMNCILANRANGEFSANPTESVEELIQYTLEKLTTT, from the coding sequence ATGCAATTAAGCGCCTCTGAGCTTATCTTAAATGCCGACAAGAGCATTTATCATTTAAACTTATTACCCGAAGATATTGCGGAAACTATTATTACGGTTGGCGACCCTGACCGTGTTTCAACGGTTTCCAAGTTCTTTGACTCCATAGAAGTAAAAAAAGGGAAACGAGAATTTTATACCCATACAGGTACACTCAACGGAAAACGAATTTCGGTGGTTTCTACAGGAATCGGGACAGATAATATCGACATCGTTTTTAACGAGTTGGATGCATTGGTCAATATTGATTTTGACACCAGAACGGTAAAACCGAATAAGACCGTATTGGATATCGTAAGAATTGGCACTTCCGGATCTGTCAGGTCGGATATTCCAATCGACTCCTTTTTGATGAGCGAATACGCCATGGGTTTTGATGGTCTTTTACACTTTTACGAAAGTGATGCCATCCAAGAATCTGATGTTTCGGATGCTTTTGTCAATCATATGAATTGGTCTCCCAACAAATCAGTGCCGTATGTTGTAAAATATGATGAAAATCTAGGTAAAAAGCTATTGTCTAATCGTATACGATTAGGCACAACAGTTACCAATATAGGCTTTTACGGCCCACAAAGTAGGGTTTTGAGATTAAATCTTAGTGACGCTGACCTTCAAGAGAAATTAGCCTCTTTTGCTTATAATGATGTGAAGATAACCAACCTAGAAATGGAGACTTCGGGTATTTATGGGCTTTCAAAATTGTTAGGACATCGTGCGGTTTCCATGAATTGTATTTTAGCAAATAGAGCCAACGGAGAGTTTAGTGCAAATCCTACCGAGTCCGTTGAAGAACTGATTCAATATACCTTAGAAAAGCTTACAACTACATAA
- a CDS encoding DUF1835 domain-containing protein: MSSLLHITNGDSFTDRLKSLKIKGDIITWREMLCEGKTLTNVGSESFWKARFEFLNKNYKVSKSWFIEKTLKEYRSLCNHKQQDEIVLWFEYDLFCQVNMIAVLSWLKTNRKYAQVSLVCSGKEDSTDKMYSLNDLNDDQLQELYKKKVELTQDDIEYADYVWQLYCSDNPIRLENLSDFGEFQFNYLGEAVRTHLHRFPSIKNGLNQMENDILRLAIDKKPTSKGAFVTEILQNQGLLGFADTQYDRALGRLKPLFSSFNPVRLTKKGKEILENKTSYYSCIQDNDVYLGGALKYNFLYNTEANRILKL, translated from the coding sequence ATGAGTTCCCTTTTGCACATCACTAACGGAGACAGCTTTACGGATAGATTAAAATCACTAAAAATAAAGGGTGACATTATCACGTGGCGTGAGATGCTATGTGAAGGTAAAACACTTACTAATGTGGGAAGCGAATCTTTTTGGAAAGCTCGCTTTGAATTCTTAAATAAAAACTACAAGGTATCAAAATCATGGTTTATTGAAAAAACCCTAAAAGAATACCGATCCCTTTGTAACCATAAACAACAAGATGAGATCGTACTCTGGTTTGAGTACGATCTTTTTTGTCAAGTAAACATGATAGCCGTGCTCAGTTGGCTTAAAACCAATCGTAAATACGCTCAAGTTTCTTTAGTCTGTAGTGGCAAAGAAGATAGTACAGATAAAATGTACAGTCTAAACGATTTAAACGATGACCAGCTGCAGGAATTATATAAAAAGAAAGTAGAACTGACACAGGATGATATTGAGTATGCGGATTATGTTTGGCAACTATATTGCAGTGACAATCCCATACGTTTAGAGAATTTGTCTGATTTTGGTGAATTCCAATTCAACTACTTAGGCGAAGCAGTTCGTACGCATTTACACCGTTTTCCAAGTATAAAGAATGGACTCAATCAAATGGAAAATGACATCTTAAGACTTGCAATAGATAAAAAACCCACTTCTAAAGGAGCTTTTGTTACTGAAATTCTTCAGAATCAAGGTTTATTAGGATTTGCAGATACGCAATACGATCGGGCCTTAGGAAGACTAAAACCTTTATTCTCTTCTTTTAACCCAGTAAGACTTACCAAAAAAGGAAAAGAAATATTGGAAAACAAAACAAGCTACTATTCCTGTATTCAAGATAACGACGTATACCTTGGTGGCGCGTTAAAGTATAATTTTCTTTACAATACCGAAGCTAACAGAATTCTAAAGCTGTAA
- a CDS encoding translation initiation factor, giving the protein MDLQDQLKNLFPEHEPEETETPAEEKSDIWLQDDPIICKYEKRKGKPITILEGYNGAESDFKKLAKELKTKLSVGGTFKNEQIIIQGDYRDKIMVLLKEKGFAVKRVGG; this is encoded by the coding sequence ATGGATTTACAGGACCAATTAAAAAATCTCTTTCCAGAACACGAGCCTGAAGAAACTGAAACACCGGCAGAAGAGAAAAGTGATATCTGGCTACAGGACGATCCTATTATCTGCAAGTACGAAAAAAGAAAAGGGAAACCTATTACTATATTAGAAGGTTATAACGGTGCGGAAAGTGATTTTAAAAAATTGGCGAAGGAGCTTAAAACTAAATTAAGTGTAGGAGGTACTTTTAAAAATGAACAAATCATAATTCAAGGCGATTATAGAGATAAAATTATGGTCTTATTGAAAGAAAAAGGTTTCGCTGTGAAGCGAGTTGGAGGATAA
- a CDS encoding isopenicillin N synthase family dioxygenase codes for MSAIPSVDLQDFVSDSNERKEKFIKEIGSAFENIGFVALSGHFLSDDLVKNLYDEIKKFFDLPQEVKDSYEIEGIGGQRGYTSFGKEHAKGKKEGDLKEFWHFGQYVQDNPKLEAEYPDNVMVDELSKFNAVGKETYQMLEKTAKYVLRALALHLNLEETYFDDYIKNGNSILRPIHYPPITSEPKNAVRAAAHGDINLITLLMGAHGRGLQVKNHEGEWVDAIARPDQLMINVGDMLSRLTNNKLKSTIHQVVNPPKELWGTSRYSIPFFMHPISEMPLNCLGNCVDDAHPKQFEDTTAGEFLHERLIELGLIKG; via the coding sequence ATGAGTGCAATACCTAGTGTAGATTTACAGGATTTTGTTTCGGATAGTAACGAAAGAAAAGAGAAGTTCATAAAAGAAATTGGTTCTGCTTTTGAGAATATTGGCTTTGTAGCCTTGAGCGGCCACTTTCTATCAGATGATTTAGTAAAGAATCTTTACGATGAAATAAAGAAGTTTTTTGACCTTCCACAAGAAGTAAAAGATTCTTATGAAATAGAAGGAATAGGTGGCCAACGCGGGTATACTTCCTTTGGAAAAGAACATGCTAAAGGTAAAAAAGAAGGCGATTTAAAAGAGTTCTGGCATTTTGGACAGTATGTGCAAGATAACCCTAAATTGGAAGCAGAATATCCAGATAACGTTATGGTTGACGAACTGTCTAAGTTCAATGCCGTTGGAAAGGAAACGTACCAGATGTTGGAGAAAACAGCCAAATATGTGCTTCGGGCTCTGGCTCTTCACCTTAATTTGGAAGAAACTTATTTTGATGATTACATAAAAAATGGTAATTCTATATTACGCCCTATTCACTACCCTCCTATTACATCTGAACCTAAAAATGCTGTTCGGGCAGCCGCTCATGGCGACATTAACCTTATCACCTTACTAATGGGTGCACATGGACGTGGACTTCAAGTAAAAAACCATGAAGGCGAATGGGTAGATGCTATTGCACGGCCTGATCAGTTAATGATAAATGTTGGGGATATGTTGTCTAGACTTACCAATAACAAATTAAAGTCTACCATTCACCAAGTAGTGAATCCGCCTAAGGAACTTTGGGGAACGTCACGTTATTCTATCCCTTTCTTTATGCACCCTATAAGTGAAATGCCCCTTAATTGTTTGGGAAATTGTGTAGATGATGCCCATCCAAAGCAATTTGAGGATACTACAGCAGGCGAATTCTTGCATGAGCGTTTGATTGAACTAGGACTTATAAAAGGATAA